Proteins encoded within one genomic window of Bacillus sp. F19:
- a CDS encoding LysR family transcriptional regulator — translation MDIRQMKYFIAIAEEGQITAAANRLRMAQPPLSQQLKAMETELGLLLAERKGKSLELTDAGHKLYQHALKITDAMEEAVLEVKETGSGKKGKLSIGVNTLSNYDLPKFLKTFQIRYPGVSYKIQQNESAQLCKLLKERVIDLAIVRLPLELDEFDVISLKPEPFYFVTAESFHSMSSSVTFEELSDVPLIIPSTEGLGLYNKLSSAFTSRGLSPDIMCECSDVSILFDLVSSKFGSTIVPETVVKLNSLKDLHVYLVKNTEELGESGVIFLKNHYLPKTAQNFIELVQGG, via the coding sequence ATGGATATCAGACAAATGAAGTATTTTATCGCCATTGCTGAAGAAGGCCAAATAACGGCGGCGGCCAATCGTTTGAGAATGGCACAGCCTCCTCTCAGTCAGCAGCTGAAAGCGATGGAAACAGAGCTTGGTTTACTCTTAGCGGAAAGAAAGGGGAAATCCCTTGAGCTTACTGATGCAGGACATAAGCTGTATCAGCATGCTCTTAAAATAACAGATGCCATGGAAGAAGCCGTGCTCGAAGTGAAAGAAACAGGATCAGGTAAAAAAGGAAAGCTTTCAATTGGAGTGAATACGTTATCGAATTATGACTTGCCGAAATTTTTAAAAACATTTCAAATAAGGTATCCAGGTGTATCTTATAAAATTCAGCAAAATGAATCCGCGCAGCTGTGCAAGCTTCTTAAAGAAAGAGTAATTGATCTCGCAATAGTGAGATTGCCGCTTGAACTTGATGAATTTGACGTGATTTCACTTAAACCGGAGCCTTTTTATTTCGTAACTGCTGAGTCATTTCATTCGATGTCATCTTCTGTTACGTTTGAGGAGCTTAGTGATGTTCCGCTCATTATCCCAAGTACAGAGGGGCTTGGTTTGTATAACAAACTTTCTTCTGCATTTACAAGCAGAGGGTTAAGTCCTGATATTATGTGCGAATGCTCTGATGTATCCATTCTTTTTGATTTGGTTTCCTCCAAATTCGGATCAACCATTGTCCCCGAAACAGTCGTGAAACTAAACTCGCTGAAAGATTTACATGTTTATCTTGTAAAAAACACAGAAGAGCTAGGGGAATCAGGTGTGATTTTCCTTAAAAATCACTACTTGCCAAAAACAGCTCAAAACTTCATTGAACTTGTACAAGGAGGGTAA
- a CDS encoding transcription factor YdeB, whose translation MFKIGDKIMYPMHGAGIIESVKEMEIQGKKQEYFVIQLSIGNLQIMIPLQKLKKLGIRPVENQGKLEEVLVVFHDGESDELLPWKERYKTNMDKIKSGEIQQGAEVVRDLMRKSLDKALNTSEKQMLNNARNIFVSELILIKGCTENQANEMLMTRKIS comes from the coding sequence TTGTTCAAAATAGGCGACAAAATTATGTACCCAATGCACGGAGCAGGAATTATAGAATCTGTAAAAGAGATGGAGATACAAGGCAAGAAACAGGAGTACTTTGTTATTCAGCTGTCCATCGGGAATTTGCAGATTATGATCCCTCTGCAAAAATTGAAAAAGCTCGGCATTCGTCCTGTTGAAAATCAAGGAAAGCTGGAAGAAGTATTGGTTGTTTTTCATGACGGAGAATCAGATGAGCTGCTGCCTTGGAAAGAACGATATAAAACCAATATGGATAAAATAAAATCAGGGGAAATCCAGCAGGGGGCTGAAGTAGTAAGAGACCTCATGCGGAAAAGTCTCGATAAAGCCTTAAACACAAGTGAAAAACAAATGCTGAACAACGCCAGGAATATCTTTGTCAGCGAACTTATCTTAATCAAAGGCTGCACGGAAAATCAGGCTAATGAAATGCTGATGACCAGAAAAATATCATAA
- a CDS encoding metalloregulator ArsR/SmtB family transcription factor — MEQALNNETFALYEKKFKALADQKRLEILHLICQHQSVCVCDLSEMINMPQSKLSYHLKILLDGELILKESKGTWSYYSFNKREVNQLLSKELCSLFKSSCREEK; from the coding sequence ATGGAACAAGCTCTAAATAACGAAACATTCGCACTCTATGAAAAAAAATTCAAAGCACTTGCTGACCAAAAACGCCTGGAAATTCTTCATCTCATTTGTCAGCACCAGTCCGTGTGCGTTTGCGATTTGAGTGAAATGATAAACATGCCCCAATCTAAATTATCCTATCATCTTAAAATTTTATTGGACGGAGAGTTGATTTTAAAAGAGTCAAAAGGCACCTGGAGTTATTATTCTTTTAATAAAAGAGAAGTGAATCAGCTTCTTTCAAAAGAATTATGCAGCCTTTTCAAATCAAGCTGCCGAGAGGAAAAGTGA
- a CDS encoding uracil/xanthine transporter: MKLSRLTTPLASIQWLFFIFANTIVVPISVGAAFELTPDQIAITLRSSLIFTGLACFLQGWIGHRYPIMEGHSGIIWGLILNLGMSASSLGMSFSQIGGGIATGILLAGIVTIVLAALNLTSAVQKIFTPMVASVYLFLLAFQLILTFFKGMLKIEPDGTINAAVSLFSIALVFFVSLLKIKGNTFLGNFSILLGIVVGWILYLLLFPSEGSMQAVNGEGSIFFPLGKPNLEWGIILIAFLGGMMNLSNTIASIQAAAKLYKDHPDAASYRRSFFLTGSYSAGASLLGLVSYAPFTSTIGFLESTQIFRRKPFLIGGALITLLGIFPPLVAILATLPITVGNAVLFVAYLQLFGTALKSIQGTNFDSKTIFRIAAPLLLGVSIMNTDPAVFQDLSVYISPLLSNGLMMGILLSILLEAFVKWE, from the coding sequence ATGAAATTATCCCGATTAACAACACCGCTTGCCTCGATACAGTGGCTGTTTTTTATCTTTGCAAATACGATTGTCGTTCCTATTTCAGTAGGCGCTGCATTTGAACTTACACCAGATCAAATTGCCATAACCCTCAGAAGCTCTCTGATTTTTACAGGTCTCGCATGCTTTCTTCAAGGGTGGATTGGCCACAGATACCCTATAATGGAGGGACATTCCGGGATTATTTGGGGTCTGATTTTAAATCTCGGCATGTCAGCCTCTTCACTCGGCATGAGCTTTTCGCAAATTGGCGGAGGAATTGCTACAGGAATACTTCTTGCAGGAATAGTAACGATTGTTCTTGCTGCTTTAAACTTAACTTCCGCCGTGCAGAAGATTTTCACACCGATGGTTGCCAGTGTGTATCTTTTCCTGCTTGCTTTTCAATTAATTTTGACCTTTTTCAAAGGAATGCTGAAAATAGAACCGGATGGAACAATAAATGCTGCTGTAAGTTTATTTTCCATTGCCCTTGTTTTTTTCGTCAGCTTGTTAAAAATAAAGGGGAATACTTTTCTGGGCAATTTTTCTATCCTCCTTGGAATTGTCGTCGGGTGGATTCTGTATTTGCTTTTATTTCCTTCGGAAGGGTCCATGCAAGCAGTTAACGGGGAGGGCTCCATCTTCTTCCCGCTTGGAAAACCAAATCTCGAATGGGGGATTATCCTGATTGCCTTTCTTGGAGGCATGATGAACCTCAGTAATACGATTGCATCGATACAGGCTGCTGCAAAGCTTTACAAAGATCATCCTGATGCTGCTTCTTACAGGAGATCGTTTTTTTTAACAGGTTCCTATTCTGCAGGTGCTTCCCTGCTTGGCCTTGTTTCATATGCACCTTTTACTTCAACAATCGGATTTCTAGAAAGCACTCAAATTTTCAGGCGCAAGCCTTTTCTCATTGGCGGGGCTCTCATTACCCTTTTGGGCATTTTCCCGCCGCTCGTAGCCATTCTTGCCACGCTTCCGATTACAGTCGGAAACGCTGTCCTCTTCGTTGCTTATCTGCAGCTTTTCGGCACAGCACTTAAAAGCATTCAAGGAACAAACTTTGACTCAAAAACCATTTTCCGGATCGCAGCTCCTTTATTGCTCGGGGTGAGCATCATGAACACAGATCCCGCTGTCTTTCAGGATTTATCTGTCTATATTTCCCCGCTATTATCTAACGGTCTGATGATGGGAATTCTGCTGTCAATTTTGCTTGAGGCTTTTGTGAAATGGGAATAA
- a CDS encoding YihY/virulence factor BrkB family protein, which produces MIKELIKRIQLHETGDQAAVLSHFFLLSLFPLLIFLVALLPYFNIETSSMVDIINQYAPPEAGGMLSEHLEGLINEPNGGLLSFGILATIWSASKATNALIRSLNKAFIVEESRPFWKIRIHAVIMTIGLVITFALTLVLPVFGSAIIGFVGNYFTFVSDNEIILNVMRFLISFLMMCAVLMVLYYLAPNEEMTLKGVYFGAIIATILWQLVSLGFAFYVSQFGNFNATYGSLGGVIVLITWLYLSGFAILIGGEINAIKVCERNGKKCI; this is translated from the coding sequence TTGATTAAAGAACTTATTAAACGAATACAGCTGCATGAAACAGGAGATCAGGCAGCTGTGCTGTCCCACTTCTTTTTACTTTCCTTATTTCCGCTTCTTATTTTCTTGGTCGCATTGCTTCCTTACTTTAATATTGAAACGAGCAGTATGGTTGATATTATAAACCAATATGCGCCACCAGAAGCAGGAGGAATGCTTTCTGAGCATTTAGAAGGGTTAATAAACGAACCTAACGGAGGCTTGCTGTCATTTGGTATTTTGGCTACTATTTGGTCAGCTTCTAAGGCAACAAATGCCCTTATCCGGTCGTTAAACAAAGCGTTTATTGTGGAAGAATCCCGTCCTTTCTGGAAAATTCGTATTCACGCAGTTATTATGACAATCGGTCTTGTCATTACGTTTGCTCTTACACTTGTATTGCCTGTGTTTGGAAGTGCCATTATCGGATTTGTTGGAAATTATTTTACGTTTGTAAGTGACAATGAAATTATTTTAAATGTAATGAGGTTTTTAATATCTTTTCTAATGATGTGTGCTGTGCTGATGGTTTTGTATTATTTGGCTCCTAATGAAGAAATGACTTTAAAAGGTGTCTACTTCGGGGCAATCATCGCAACTATCCTTTGGCAGCTTGTATCGCTTGGGTTTGCATTCTATGTTTCTCAGTTTGGAAATTTTAATGCTACATACGGCAGTCTTGGCGGTGTCATCGTTCTCATAACCTGGCTTTATTTATCGGGATTTGCGATTTTGATTGGCGGAGAAATCAATGCCATCAAGGTTTGTGAGAGGAACGGAAAGAAATGTATATAA